The Actinomycetota bacterium genome has a window encoding:
- a CDS encoding epoxide hydrolase gives ERAAAEAAATFRQDGFGYFLEMATRPQTIGYALLDSPVALAAWLLDHDTDSYYKISAAFVDGEPVGNLTRDTIVDNITLYWLTGTAASAARSYWEDARALAAALASGQPPPPVKVPVGFTTFPGEIWASPRSWVEAVYPDLAYFNEVDKGGHFAAWEEPQLFSEEVRAAFRSLR, from the coding sequence GAACGCGCAGCGGCCGAGGCGGCCGCGACGTTCAGGCAGGACGGCTTCGGCTACTTCCTGGAGATGGCCACCCGGCCCCAGACGATCGGCTACGCCCTGCTGGATTCCCCCGTCGCCCTGGCCGCCTGGCTGCTCGACCACGACACCGACAGCTACTACAAGATCTCGGCCGCGTTCGTCGACGGCGAGCCCGTGGGCAACCTCACCCGGGACACCATCGTCGACAACATCACGCTGTACTGGCTGACCGGCACCGCAGCATCGGCGGCCCGGTCCTACTGGGAGGACGCACGAGCGCTGGCCGCAGCGCTTGCGAGCGGCCAGCCTCCTCCGCCGGTCAAGGTGCCGGTCGGCTTCACCACGTTCCCCGGCGAGATCTGGGCGTCGCCCCGGAGCTGGGTCGAGGCGGTCTACCCCGACCTCGCCTACTTCAACGAGGTCGACAAGGGCGGCCACTTCGCCGCCTGGGAAGAGCCCCAGCTGTTCTCCGAAGAAGTCCGAGCCGCGTTCCGGTCGCTTCGGTAG